Part of the Sorghum bicolor cultivar BTx623 chromosome 1, Sorghum_bicolor_NCBIv3, whole genome shotgun sequence genome, GATATAAAATTCGTCTTGTTTCGAGTTTGGATGTAAAAGTTTCGATAGTTTTAAGGAAACTGCTCGAATCAGGGTTTTAGTGGACATAAGATGCAAATAGATGGTGATATGGGATAGCGGTGGGTGAAGATATAAACACAAACTAGAAAAGAACACAATCtaaaccagcaacaagaccttgacctaagacacaaactcaacatggcggactctgaaactgaaatatgcaaggcTATGACGCGGATGGTTGTAGGACAGGATACAAATATAGCGGTGGACTATGGGACAAAGCAAAATCAACTAAACTAGAGTAAATATGAACTTGACGGTATACCTGAGGCTCTAAATACCGAATAATGGGGACGGGGTTCCTAATCCTCTGTTAGGTTCTAAGATAAACAATGATTTGTTCAGAGAGCAACACACCGATCCGGCTTCAGATCATAAAGTCCTAAACCATGCAACCTTAGCACCACGTCATCTCAGGTTATTGACCGGCGCTGCACGTtcgacctcgccaagaaggctaATCCTTGCCTGCAAatcaaagaacacaagcaagaacaaaaaAATGCAACTAAATTTGCAAATGAATGATTAATCTCACAAAGTTGGGGTCTTAAAAACCAATGATAGTGAAACTATTGTAAATAGAATAACCCAAATCCTAATGAGGGTGGCGGTTACTGATTATAAGGTGTTAGGGTCGTCACTCCCTCTGGACGCCTCTCCTAATGGACTCAATGATGATACACAACCCAACGGACCAAAAACAGTGACGCAGCACCCTTGCAGATTCTGGATGCTAACTTGTTTTGACGATTCCTGTTGACTTCGGATGAATTTTGACGTGAAACTAAAGCCATTAGTTAGCTTATCAAATTATCTTTTCATCCATATGTGGATCATCAAAAACAGAATCAGAATGTTTCCTGGGCATCCGTTTTACTACAGACTGCTCCTAGATTCCGAGGTGGACTCGAACTTGATTTAGGCTTCCACCGGTGACTGAAACCGTATAAGCTTTAGACCTTCTTCTCCATTCAGGTCCCCTTGTTGATCTACTTGGTCTGCATGTGATTCTCTAAGCATGGCTATATGTATAGCGGCCTTGTCCTCATCACCCAAGTTGAGCAAGTGAAGGCGACAAGTCAACTTGCTGAGCCTGGTTCCAAAGCACAGGCTGTCTCTGTCCAACCTATTGTCTCCAAATATGAAACTTCCCTTGAAGACGAACCCGCAGTACTGTTCACCGCTCAAGGCTGGCCGCATAAGAAAATCTGCATACCTCGAACAGGCAATTGCCATGACAAATACCATAACCGGGGTCATTTATGAGGTTTGTAAATTTTATTCTTGGACACATTATATTAAACCCCTTGGTAAGCAGTCTTTATAATGCTATATGTTCTCCTATTTTTAGCACCAAGTTGATGCATTTTAGCAATGTCAGCTACACTGGACTAGACATCAACACAAGGGTTACGCTCGTTGCGAGACTTAACCCAATACCTTACGGCATGAGCTGACGAAAGCCATGCACCACCTGTATTCCTGAGGGCACCTCTCTCTTTGAAGAGGATTATTCATTGCAATAGAGATGCATTTTGTATTATAGCTGTTTCAAAGGAGATAAAAAAGGGGACAGGTTTCATATTTATTACAAAGAAACAGTTTATAGCTTTTTTCACAACACAACACAAAACTCACAAGAGCTTTATTTTCCACACCACATAGCTCATAACATATTTTTCTAAAACACATAGGTCATAATAGCCTTTTCACACCTCATAGTAGATAAAATAAACTAAACAGATCATATACCGCACGTGCAACAACATCGCACCAAGGACGAACGAACAGGAGCACTGAATCGGCAATATATGGCACCACGTAAACCTTCATCGAGCATATATAGGAACCGATCGAGTATGTTGGTTCAGTTTTTAGTCTGCGCCAAAACGGATGCCGCCGCGGTCCGCCTCATCACGATGTACTTCATCAGCCTGCCGTAGTCCGGCAGGACCGCCTTGGCCGCGTCAAGCGCGACGAAGCGCTCGGCCCACGCCGCCAGGAGCGGGGTCCTGCCGGCGTCGAGGAACTTGACGTTGACGCCGAGGCCGCCGAACAGTGCCTCGGTTGCGCGCACCCACACCTGGAGGCCGCCCAGCGCGACATCCACGTACCCGACGCTGTCGCCGCCGAAGAAGGGTTTGCCCTTGGAGCACTGCGCCAGCGCGCCCTCCAAGGTCACCACCGCCGCGATcatcttcttcaccaactcGCCCATCTCCTCACGACTCCTGGTGCCGTCTAGCATCATCACCCAGGGCTGCACCACCTGCATTATGCGCACGCAAACAAATTAAAACGCCATCATCATCAGTTGATGAGTCTGCAGCGTGCTCAGCCGGTGCGCCGCGAAACTTAACCTATTCCTTTAGCTGATAAGCCATAGCTAAAAGTACTATCcgctgatttgttgtaagagaaaaacagaAACAAGCTATAATATGCACACGCATCATCAATCAGCAGGACTGTAGGACGTCGATAATTAAAGCTAGGTAAGCTTACGTTGGTCTCGATGAAGGCGGCCCAGAAGCGAGCGATGGCTCGTTCGTAGGGGTCAGAGGGGAGGAGCGAAGGGCCAGCGTCGGGGAATGCCTCCTCAATGTAGTTGACGATGATCATGGACTCGCATAGAATCTTGCCCTTGTGGAATAGCACGGGGACCTTCTTGTGGACGGGGTTGCTCTCGAGGAGGAGCTGGCTcttgttgttgatgacgtcctcctcctccatgtACTCGTAGCTCAGGCCCTTGAGGTGGAGCGTAAGCATCACTCGGGATCCGAACGGGCTGAACCAAGTGTTCAGAAGCTTCATCTCATCATCGCCTGCACCTGCCATTTCCTCCTCCCTAGCTTCTATTCTTTTCCTGCGAACGTGTTTGATTCTTGTCTAATGTTTGCTGTATGTTGATGTGTGTTTGTTTCCTAGCTAGCTCGCCGTGTGATGTGATTGGAGAGACGTTCAAGCGAATATATATAGAGAGCTTGGGCATGCATTGGTTACTCCGTCCGTCGTTTTGAGGCTTCGAGCGATTTCGTTCTGTGGGCAGACGTCGTTGTTTATTACTGTAGAATATATCTTATGCGAGGAATGCGACGCAGTAGTGGTTCCCCATTTGTTTCGGATCAGGCAAAAATTAAATCCCGGGCATATATACATAGTTAATCACAGAATAAGATAACACATGTCATATCTCTGCCAATCTGTGAAAGGAATCATATAGTATCTTATATGGCAAATTAAGTAATAAACACGCGGCCGTAAGTGCCTCTGGTTCACGTGTTCCAGTATATTATCATGCAAATTATTGATTGTGAATCGTGCAAATCACTATATATTATATTAGCATGTGCAGATGAGAGTGGTAGAGATATGCTCCATATATatcaagtaattaattaagaacaaTAGCATGCAGATGAGTGGTAGAGATAGTTTTCTAATTGAAACGGAACTAGCAAAAGATTAAGAAATGATATATTGTTAATTGCTAGTAGATCGTTGACCTGATTCGCTGATAGTATTCAATCACCAAGACACCAAgtactgttgacaccgtttttgggcatgtgtctaggatggcaggataaggtggcagtatgcTGTCTACAgggtgggttgccgatgaggatagttgccgatgaaggagaagctgaacgtgactaagtctacagaCAGTGATGtgattgtgccgatggctagataagaaagtctgccgatgactatggcaaagggtctgccgatgatgcaaaagagggagtccggaagctgccggtcgttgtgtggaggagtttcagtttgtcacgggggatagttttgttatttccttaattatttacatcgttttgtatacggattccgtgtaatttggaattcgaattctaattgtgtctggttgtaactctttgagcagggtataaatatagaccctagggccttgtaatgatctatcaatcaatcaaacacaagtttttactcatattccagcatctactatttcgacgactttgtcatactttttcctttttattacgagttcttaggaattcgtcgacttaagctcggcgtgttctcaagttccgcgtgaatacctcttggccgtggcatctgggcgcatcgctgttgtcgggaccaaagtattcgagttatcacctttgccgatagtaaggtcaaatcggctggcacgccttaacgttgaaatcgggtattagccctttgtgtttgcagatcagcttttgcatcaacacatcttttggcacgcccggtgggacagattcaagatcaagatcaacatgtcgatctctgacctcgatcaagagaacgtcatccccgtgacggaggccaacctcaaggatgagcagaagcaagctattgcccaagccatggaagagttcaagcagcaatgcctgaggtctttcagcataaacaggagcggcgaagtggttcaGAAAGATgcgctgccggcaccacggcaggttacctttgacgccaatcctggcaagcttcaagatatggttgacaatgccatcaatcgagcgttgattaaccaagctggtgtactgtctaatacggttttcaatgccgtggcaaggactttcaaggaaggacaaatcccaccagagtatgtgggcccctcccatcatcagccaacggcaccagaggtcacggctccgtcggctgccttgacgaatgcaagtgcacaatctgccgtccctccaagtacatcggggactactggtgcactatctatgccgatggcaaccaacccacagatttcagttgggcagcataaactgacaacagatatgttggcattggcaatgtcagggttgactcttcctcccaactggtggggttacggtatgcctccagaggtgacaccgggaacatcacagataactgacatgaggggcaaaactcctatgacatcggcacctcccaatgcgccgatgaaccagagtcctcggtataccacaaccactactgcaaggcctcacactggaaatcctcaagattcaatgttccagatgcccaacgcatcggcaaagTCAATGCTGATACAACAGAGGTCTgcggcccagtcggggtatgtcaattcaacgacggtacccaattaccaatcatcggcagcatctatgccgatgaacgctaatagtggatggtttggacagcaagcctttccacaatcgccccagcagagttaccagactacagggttccagcaagggcaggtctatcccgggttccaaggtcaggggattcccaaccagccaatgaattttggacagcaattcggaggacagccaatcggtggacagcagtttggtggtccgcagattggaggacaggtgatcaatacaatgttccgtacagatcacgtcccgaacagacacgtggaggttcgccatcaggtgccagatccgcagccgcctcatcggcaagatgccgatgcatattgggccgataagattgctgaagtaatgagggaacaatttgggataaaacccaaagtcaacacttactcctatcggacaccgtatcctcctgcatatgatttgatcccgcttccacatcggtacaaggtaccggattttacaaagttttccggacaggatgacacgtcaaccatggagcatgtcaacaggttcatcattcaatgtggagaagctggcagcagagacgaattgagggttcgtctattttcatcatcattgtctggatcggcctttacttggtttatatcattacctcccaactcagtaattacttgggccgatctggaaaaacaattccacaaatactttttctccggggttcatgagaagaagatcaccgacttggtcaagttgaggcaacgtaatgacgagtcggttgagggttttgtgcaaaggatacgagaagttaagaataaatgctacagtctggttctagatgatcggcagctagccgatttggctttccagggtttattgccacacatcagggataaatatgcttctcaggagtttgaaagcctaagtcatttggtgcagaggatttctgatcaagacatcaagcctttcgagcccaaaagagcatggaacaagaaagtatcgtttgttgatgaagcaacaagctcagattctgatgaagaaccagtaatcggcttggcgGAGTGggtcaaaaacaagaagccgatgtcttgtccttttgggcagaaggaaccagaaaagtttgcttttgacaccgccaaagccgatagggtatttgactttctacttcaggaaggtcagatcagactgtcacctaatcatgtgatcccatcggcagaggagttaaagaggatgagatattgcaagtggcataatgcaacctctcatgataccaacgagtgcaaagtattcagacagcagctgcaatcggctatagagtctgggagaatcaagtttgacagttccaaggcccagaagccgatgaagatagaccaacatcctttcccgacaaacatgttggatgctaaggggaaggctaaggtcttaacatcagaaacagctgagaagagtgcatcggtagatccccagcatcgagttactactgccgatgcaagaagtaagggtttggttcaggaaggaactagctcaggaaggcctcctcggtccGGTATCGTTatcactcatagaaggcctcgagaaaattggcaacaacgagaggatcggtatcggcgccagcaagaagattatcgacgggaagaagaaagacgccgacaggagtggaatcggcacagagatcattggaattgtccgttcttcatccattgttgggaggaaaatatcaagctacctactgtcagagactgccctgagtgcaacggttatgatcggtacgataggaccgatcggcgttatcatgatgatgatcgacgatttgatgggccaatcagagaaagggcgtcagttcatgatcggctggggggcaggcttagcatgcacaataggcttggtgatcgtgtccagtattttcccaggaaccgggaagagctcgaagagatggctaatgcgcgggttc contains:
- the LOC8055113 gene encoding probable glutathione S-transferase GSTU6, which produces MAGAGDDEMKLLNTWFSPFGSRVMLTLHLKGLSYEYMEEEDVINNKSQLLLESNPVHKKVPVLFHKGKILCESMIIVNYIEEAFPDAGPSLLPSDPYERAIARFWAAFIETNVVQPWVMMLDGTRSREEMGELVKKMIAAVVTLEGALAQCSKGKPFFGGDSVGYVDVALGGLQVWVRATEALFGGLGVNVKFLDAGRTPLLAAWAERFVALDAAKAVLPDYGRLMKYIVMRRTAAASVLAQTKN